The stretch of DNA TTACAAGGAAAATTAAAGTGACTGAAATTTTACAAGAAACACTTACCGGCATCAATCAGGCTTACCAGCAAACTGTAATGATCTGTTTTATTTTGCATGGTATTTTCAGATTTTCATAATTTCTCCAGAGAAGAGCCACCGTTGTAACTTATTAGTGCACACAGTAATTCAACCTGATACTGAAATTACaaaatagattgaaaacttatGTTCATGCAGGTAATTTACCTGTAGAAAACTGTAATCGATGTCATGGGCTCACGCAGATACTTATTAGTTGACTTTTTCTCTGAGAAGTAAAAGCCACTTTATGCTATAAATTGGAAATTTTAGAAGGATCAACTTTACCACAGAGTGCATGGGCAACCCATACGAAATGATTTTGCAGCTCCTTAGAATGGGTAATTATATTTTGTGAAACAACTTTCCTTTTTGAAATATGACATCCCGGCACCTACAAGGCTACAACGGCAATTCAGGAACATGTTCTTAATATGATGCACAAAGTAACTACACATGCCTATCACTACTCCTTCATAAAGCAAGGCTCCTCGCATGATAGTTCCATATATTAAGGAGTCAAATGTCAAAAGCTCTAGCAATGCAAGTATATAACCCCCTTCTTCTGGCTGGTCTAATCCTTCTTAGCCCACTAAACACCCCATCTCTCATTCTTCACAAGCTACACGTACTCTCTTCGTCAAAGCTCCCCACTCCTCTTCCAACAAAGAACACATAGAACACCGAAGGCTTTACACCGACATACATAATCATGGTGAGAATTCCCACCTTTTTCATGCTTCCTCATTTAAGTTCATCTTTTAGTGATGCAAAGATCGTTTGGAGTTTTGCAGCATCATCAGGCAATGTGGAAGCCAGCATGGTTAGAGGCCCTCAGCACAGAGAAGTTCTTCGTGGCATGCCCCTTCCATGAGCACGCCAAGAAGAACGAGAAGAACATATGCTGCCTTGACTGCTGCACCAGCATCTGCCCACACTGTGTGTCGACACACCGGGTACACCGGCTCCTGCAGGTCCGGCGATATGTCTACCATGACGTCGTTCGGCTGGAGGACCTTGAGAAGCTTATTGACTGTTCCGGTGTTCAGGTAATATGCATAGTCTACACAGTATGCATGTGAGTCTGATAATTGTTGTCTGAGATGCATGCATGCTCATAATTCTGTATCTACATGGTGCAGTCATACACGATTAACAGCTCTAAGGTCGTTTTCCTGAAGAAGAGACCACAGAATAGGCAATTTAAGGGGTCAGGGAATATTTGCACCTCCTGCGACAGGAGCCTTCAAGAGCCCTATTTCTACTGCTCTCTGGATTGCAAGGTGATTTAGTAGAACTCGCGATCTAGTGTTATTCCATGTGATTACATGCAATTTAATTCTGATTGCTGAGAAATAATGTAGTTATATTGAGTTGAATTATGATGACTAACAAAATAATTATATTCGACTGAATTACGATGGCTGATAGAATCGCAGAATATAATTCATACTAAATGAGAGAAGCAGCACAATTTTGATCTAGATTCTAAAAGGTACTTAGCTACAATAGCATCTGACCTCATTTGCCATGCAATATCCATATCAGAGTATTTAGCTACCTGAAGAATCTGATTGGAGAATCAGCTGGTAGAAGCACTATAAAGTAAAAATATATGAAAATTAATGTTAGCAAATTCAGAAAATATGTTCAGATAGGCATTAAATGCATTTAAAGCGAACTGTCAATTTCTGGACATACATATGAAAACTACCTGTCACGTTCACTCATATGCATCCTTTTCAGGTTGAGTACATATTACGGAAGAAGAAAGACTTGTCAGCATACCTGCGTCCATGCAAGACCTTGCAGCTTGGTCCTGACTTCTTCATTCCTCATGACGCTGATGATGAGACAACCCAATCAACACTTGTTGATGCTGATGAGCCTATGGGATCATCAGACTCCGATAATTTGAGCATACCATACACAAATTTTGTCCGGAAGAAGCGCAGCGGACCATATATCTGTGCACGATCTGCAAACCGGGTCTCTGACGATGACATGGCCACAAACATGAGCAGAAGGAAAGGGGTGCCTCAACGATCACCTTTGTGCTAATAAAAATAAAACACTAAATAGTCTTTTTTTTTACTTCTTTGATGCTCTTTATCTCTTGGACTAAGCCGGTGCACTACTGACAGAATTttgtcttgatggaaccatgtaatTTCAATGTACATCACCAGAGGCAATTGTACCCAAATTCTTCAGGTAGATGCACCAGTTCATATATATGTACGCCTTAACATGGTTCATATTATTCCTTTATCTATTAGTTTTTCTAAATGTTGTTATTGATCAAATACCAAATGCACTCAACAATTTCTGTGTAGGTCATTAATTAAGATTTATGCCTAATTATGCAAGCGATCATGTTATCACTCTCAATTCTTGACACACCTAGAACCATGGTAAAAAAATCAATCAATACATGAGTTTAAATATTCAATAGACTAGTCCTAAGAGTGTATTTTTGGCTAAGCAGAGGGGTTGTTTTTGAATAAAGTTTACAATATTGCCTTACCTCCACAATCTGGATAAAGCAGAGGGGTTGTTTTGAAATGTAATGCTCTTTTTTGGCAGCCATAGCTAAATTTAATAGGTAATAACCTGCCAAAAAGAAGCATTCTGTTGTAATCATCATATTTACCACACAAGGAATCTACCGTAGATTTCTGTGGAATCATGGGCAGTTGCAGTTTTTTTAACGAAATAGCAATTGACCTAAAGTATTTCATGTAATGGAAAACATATAGTGGTTAAATATTGTATTATTTATGACCAATATAAGATCAACGAATTTTCTAGTCTCATACTCTCATGTCAATCAACAATATTCTAAGCCCTGTTCTGAGCACTAGCAATTATTACACAAAAACACTAGGAAACAGATTCAGAGCTAAGCATAGCAGATTTAGTAAAATGATTAGTCATGAAACAACAGCGACGAAGGAAAAAAATAATAGGAAAATATTTTGAGATTATCTTCTACTACCCTGATTTCAGAAATGAAGTACTCTACTCAATTATTATCTTCTTTAAACTGAAAGCTCATGAAGCAATGTGAATCCATAACAAACATGCATTCTAGATGCTAAAAATGGAATCCTACAGACGTTTTCTTATTGTAAAAATATGCAAGCCTAGTTGATATATATTTTCATAGGCAATAGGTCTGTCAAACACAAAAAAGGTGCAATTGTCATCACAAAAAAAGGTGCACCTGTACAGATCAAGAGACAGAAAGAGCAAAGTTTCTCCTACCAAACAGAAGTTTGCACTGATGGGGTGATGGTTTACCTTCCATTGCCCATTTCATGCCTACCTACGAAACGTCAGAAAAAAAAGGAAACATACTTCTCAACATTTTAGTAGTCATGCAATCAATCATATTGGTGCACAAAAACACTGGTTCGTCTTATTTGCTAACATATTCCTTTGGAAGGAAGGGTTAAGAAATAAAAGTTAAAAAAACTTTAAACCATTGGAAGTtgagcaattgcagtttaactaatGAAGCCCTCAGTAATGCCTAGTCAGATCATCTCGAGATCAGCATGCGAGATTAATATTTTTTCCAAGCACCTCATGATATGATTCGGCGCATATAGCTGGAAAGCTCGGGAAGTGCACTCGTGCGCGTCATCTACTAAATATTATAACCATACTAAAGATAATCAAATGTCTACTTAAACAGTAAAATCTGTCATCCTCCAATGATGATGAATTATATAAAAAAGGGATTGGCCTAGTTACAGGTAAGGGAACTCTCTCTCCTTGACTTTGACTGGAGCTAACCATATTATTTTCCTTGGATTTTCTGGAACTGCTTAAGTTTTAACCACTTTAATTGCTTAGTACCTTCTATTGTGTTGTCTTGCCACAATACAGATGCATGAACCATCAAGTTTGGTTGTAGATCTCAAATTCATGCAAACTGGTAGGTTCAAAGTAAATAAAATATAGTAACTGAGGACTGAGGTAACATGCAAGTTACAGAAGAACAAGTTCAGAAGTAACATTGAAATGTCAACTAAATGGTCATTGTCTTGTAGATGTCTCGTGATCCAGACTATTTAAACTGGCATTTAATGGAAAAAGAGAAGG from Triticum dicoccoides isolate Atlit2015 ecotype Zavitan chromosome 6A, WEW_v2.0, whole genome shotgun sequence encodes:
- the LOC119318885 gene encoding uncharacterized protein LOC119318885, whose amino-acid sequence is MHHQAMWKPAWLEALSTEKFFVACPFHEHAKKNEKNICCLDCCTSICPHCVSTHRVHRLLQVRRYVYHDVVRLEDLEKLIDCSGVQSYTINSSKVVFLKKRPQNRQFKGSGNICTSCDRSLQEPYFYCSLDCKVEYILRKKKDLSAYLRPCKTLQLGPDFFIPHDADDETTQSTLVDADEPMGSSDSDNLSIPYTNFVRKKRSGPYICARSANRVSDDDMATNMSRRKGVPQRSPLC